The following proteins come from a genomic window of Corallococcus sp. NCRR:
- a CDS encoding DUF971 domain-containing protein, producing MSNFWDRIKPAPKPVSATDAKLSADGESLTLTWDDGATTTATAQVLRQQCPCAACVDEWTAKRTLDPSQVPANLRVLQMQPVGNYALAFVFSDQHTTGIYPWKHLREITQTQG from the coding sequence GTGAGCAATTTCTGGGATCGCATCAAGCCCGCGCCCAAGCCCGTCAGCGCGACGGATGCGAAGCTGTCCGCGGACGGTGAGTCACTGACGCTGACGTGGGACGACGGCGCGACGACGACCGCCACCGCGCAGGTGCTGCGCCAGCAGTGCCCGTGCGCCGCGTGCGTGGACGAGTGGACGGCGAAGCGCACGCTGGACCCCTCGCAGGTGCCCGCGAACCTGCGCGTGCTGCAGATGCAGCCGGTGGGCAACTACGCGCTCGCGTTCGTCTTCAGCGACCAGCACACCACGGGCATCTATCCGTGGAAGCACCTGCGCGAAATCACCCAGACGCAGGGGTGA